The following are from one region of the Cloacibacterium sp. TD35 genome:
- the guaB gene encoding IMP dehydrogenase, translating to MSIHNKIVETAITFDDVLLIPSYSEVLPNQVSLKSRISDKITLNVPIVSAAMDTVTEADLAIAIARVGGLGFIHKNMPIPEQAAHVNRVKRSENGMIADPVTLTKDHTLAEAKELMAKYKISGLPVVDSSNKLIGIITNRDVKYQENLSAKVEELMTKENLITSDKSTNLEQAKEILLKNRIEKLPIVDAENHLVGLITIKDIDNQLEYPQANKDQNGRLIVGAGVGVGDDTMTRVAALVEAGVDIIAVDSAHGHSKGVLDKITEIRNAFPNLDIVGGNIVTADAAEALIKAGANVLKVGVGPGSICTTRVVAGVGVPQLSAIYNVYEKAKEYNVAVIADGGIKLSGDIVKAIASGAGAVMLGSLLAGTEEAPGEEIIFQGRKFKSYQGMGSLSAMKRGGKERYFQSEAKKFVPEGIEGRVPYKGKLEDVIFQLTGGIRAGMGYCGTKDIETLQKDGKMVMITGSGLKESHPHDVIITQEAPNYSL from the coding sequence ATGTCTATTCACAACAAAATCGTAGAAACCGCCATCACCTTTGATGATGTACTTCTTATCCCTTCTTACTCAGAAGTTTTACCCAACCAAGTTTCTTTAAAATCTAGAATTTCAGACAAAATCACGCTTAATGTCCCTATCGTTTCCGCAGCTATGGACACAGTTACAGAAGCAGATTTGGCGATTGCTATTGCCAGAGTTGGAGGTTTAGGTTTTATTCATAAAAATATGCCTATCCCCGAACAAGCTGCACATGTAAACCGTGTAAAACGTTCAGAAAACGGAATGATTGCTGATCCTGTCACACTTACCAAGGACCATACTTTAGCTGAAGCTAAAGAACTCATGGCGAAGTATAAAATTTCTGGACTTCCGGTAGTAGATAGCAGTAACAAACTTATCGGAATCATCACTAATCGTGATGTAAAATATCAGGAAAATCTTTCTGCAAAAGTAGAAGAATTGATGACCAAAGAGAATCTTATCACTTCTGATAAATCTACCAATTTAGAGCAAGCCAAAGAAATTTTACTGAAAAATAGAATAGAAAAACTACCGATTGTAGACGCAGAAAACCATTTGGTAGGATTAATTACCATAAAAGATATCGACAACCAGTTAGAATATCCTCAAGCCAATAAAGACCAAAACGGAAGATTAATCGTAGGAGCTGGAGTGGGTGTAGGAGATGACACCATGACTAGAGTTGCTGCATTAGTAGAAGCTGGCGTAGATATTATCGCAGTAGATTCAGCGCATGGTCATTCTAAAGGCGTTCTCGATAAAATTACAGAAATTAGAAATGCTTTCCCTAATTTAGATATTGTAGGAGGAAATATTGTTACAGCAGATGCAGCTGAAGCTTTAATCAAAGCTGGAGCAAATGTGTTAAAAGTAGGAGTTGGTCCTGGTTCTATCTGTACTACTAGAGTTGTAGCAGGTGTTGGTGTTCCTCAACTTTCTGCAATTTATAACGTTTATGAGAAAGCTAAAGAATATAATGTAGCCGTAATTGCAGATGGTGGAATAAAACTTTCTGGTGATATTGTAAAGGCTATCGCTTCTGGAGCTGGCGCAGTAATGCTAGGTTCACTTTTAGCAGGGACCGAAGAAGCACCAGGTGAAGAAATTATTTTCCAAGGTAGAAAATTCAAATCTTATCAAGGAATGGGAAGTCTTTCTGCAATGAAACGTGGAGGGAAAGAAAGATATTTCCAAAGTGAAGCCAAAAAATTTGTTCCAGAAGGGATTGAAGGAAGAGTTCCATACAAAGGAAAATTAGAAGACGTTATCTTCCAATTAACCGGCGGAATCAGAGCGGGAATGGGATACTGCGGAACAAAAGACATTGAAACATTACAAAAAGACGGAAAAATGGTGATGATTACAGGTTCTGGATTGAAAGAATCTCACCCTCACGATGTAATTATTACGCAAGAAGCTCCGAATTATTCACTATAA
- a CDS encoding DoxX family protein — MKTVYNILCILFGVGMIIFGANKFFNFMPAPKLTPEQLEMFGAFGKIGWLMPLVAITEILGGLLVLLPKTRAVGALVILPIIIGILAHHFHHDPAGIVPGLVFAVILLWILWENRKKYALLLD; from the coding sequence ATGAAAACAGTTTACAACATTTTATGCATTCTCTTTGGAGTGGGAATGATTATTTTCGGAGCAAATAAATTTTTCAACTTTATGCCAGCACCAAAACTAACTCCAGAACAACTAGAAATGTTCGGTGCTTTTGGCAAAATTGGTTGGTTAATGCCTCTCGTTGCAATTACAGAAATTTTAGGAGGACTTTTAGTATTACTTCCAAAAACTAGAGCAGTTGGCGCATTAGTAATATTGCCTATCATCATTGGAATTTTAGCACATCATTTTCACCATGACCCTGCCGGAATTGTTCCAGGATTGGTTTTCGCGGTTATTTTACTTTGGATTTTGTGGGAAAACAGAAAAAAATATGCTCTCCTTTTAGATTAA
- the ruvC gene encoding crossover junction endodeoxyribonuclease RuvC, with amino-acid sequence MQAEKIILGIDPGTSVMGFGIISVHKGKMKLVTIDELVMKKEPNHETKLKRIFDKTLALIDEFHPDEVALEAPFFGKNVQSMLKLGRAQGVAMAASLHRDIPITEYSPKKVKMAITGNGNASKEQVAGMLQNLLGLKEFPTKYLDASDGLAVAVCHSFNLGKPENDKNYTGWASFLKQNPDRIK; translated from the coding sequence ATGCAAGCCGAAAAAATCATTTTGGGAATAGACCCGGGAACTTCTGTAATGGGTTTCGGAATAATTTCTGTTCATAAAGGAAAAATGAAACTCGTTACCATAGATGAATTGGTAATGAAAAAAGAACCCAATCATGAAACGAAACTCAAAAGGATTTTTGACAAAACTTTAGCCCTAATTGATGAATTTCATCCTGACGAAGTTGCCTTAGAAGCACCATTTTTCGGGAAAAACGTACAATCTATGCTCAAATTAGGACGAGCGCAAGGTGTGGCAATGGCTGCAAGTCTTCACCGTGATATTCCCATCACCGAATATTCTCCCAAAAAAGTAAAAATGGCGATTACTGGAAACGGAAACGCCAGCAAAGAACAAGTGGCAGGAATGCTACAAAATCTTCTGGGTTTGAAAGAATTTCCTACCAAATATCTAGATGCTTCTGATGGTTTAGCAGTGGCGGTTTGTCACAGTTTCAATTTGGGAAAACCTGAAAATGATAAAAACTACACCGGTTGGGCAAGTTTCTTAAAACAAAATCCTGATAGAATTAAGTAA
- a CDS encoding L-lactate MFS transporter: protein MKSAMQNSGKRWFIAVMATLVHLCLGTVYAWSFFQKTVSETFGWSNSETAWAFSLAIFMLGVTASWGGQNLQKFGPRKLALIGSFLYAFGYIISYFALQNESLWLLYFGYGIVGGIGLGLAYVTPVATVSKWFPDKQGLVTGMVVMGFGLGALLMSKLLAPIFLEYFEKDLAKTFLAIGITLLVLLPFFANFLNLPTEEKTTEISAEKLSATKEILSPNFILIWLIFMFNVVAGMIFISFQSPLLQDLLKAENVNIDTVTLEKSGATLIAISALFNGLGRFFWGSISDKLGRVTTFRLLLLIEMGVFASLIFIKSPVLFSVGVCLILLNYGGGFGVLPSLIKDFFGAKLMPIVYGAALTAWGVGGILGPQITAYMKDHFSEDAGLYAYKVALVLIALGIGLSFFVKNKKAQ from the coding sequence ATGAAAAGTGCTATGCAGAATTCGGGAAAAAGATGGTTTATTGCCGTGATGGCGACCTTAGTACATCTGTGTTTAGGAACAGTTTACGCGTGGAGTTTTTTCCAGAAAACCGTCTCCGAAACTTTTGGCTGGAGCAATTCAGAAACAGCTTGGGCATTTAGTTTAGCTATTTTCATGTTGGGGGTGACTGCAAGTTGGGGCGGACAAAATTTACAGAAATTCGGGCCAAGAAAATTAGCATTAATAGGATCATTTCTCTACGCTTTTGGTTATATTATTTCCTATTTTGCTTTGCAAAACGAGAGTTTGTGGTTGCTGTATTTCGGTTACGGAATTGTAGGCGGAATTGGTTTAGGTTTGGCTTATGTAACGCCAGTTGCGACGGTTTCTAAATGGTTCCCAGATAAGCAAGGCTTAGTAACAGGAATGGTAGTCATGGGATTTGGGTTGGGCGCTTTGCTTATGTCAAAACTTCTTGCACCGATTTTTTTAGAATATTTTGAAAAAGATTTAGCCAAAACTTTCCTTGCGATTGGGATTACTCTTTTAGTACTTTTACCTTTTTTTGCCAATTTTCTGAATTTACCAACAGAAGAAAAAACAACAGAAATTTCTGCCGAAAAATTAAGTGCTACTAAAGAAATTCTCTCTCCAAATTTCATTCTCATTTGGTTGATTTTCATGTTTAATGTAGTCGCAGGAATGATTTTTATATCGTTTCAATCTCCTTTATTACAAGATTTATTAAAAGCAGAAAACGTAAATATAGATACCGTAACTCTAGAAAAAAGTGGAGCCACTTTAATTGCAATTAGTGCATTATTCAATGGTTTAGGAAGATTTTTCTGGGGAAGTATTTCAGATAAATTAGGAAGAGTAACCACTTTCAGATTATTGCTTTTAATAGAAATGGGCGTTTTTGCTTCCTTGATTTTTATTAAATCTCCTGTTCTATTTTCTGTGGGCGTTTGTTTGATTTTACTGAATTATGGAGGTGGTTTCGGCGTTTTACCGTCTTTAATCAAAGATTTTTTTGGTGCGAAATTGATGCCGATTGTATATGGAGCAGCACTTACCGCTTGGGGAGTTGGCGGAATTTTAGGACCTCAAATTACCGCTTACATGAAAGACCATTTCTCTGAAGACGCTGGTTTATATGCCTATAAAGTAGCTTTGGTTTTAATAGCTTTGGGAATTGGGTTATCGTTTTTTGTGAAAAATAAAAAAGCTCAATAA
- a CDS encoding DUF4407 domain-containing protein: MENKTQTPDKNIPTKGGMYHQMNGFQKFLMMCSGSNIHILQKSPSEWNKYAGIGGIVLFTAVFATLSASYAMFTVFEDVWISAGFGILWGLMIFNLDRYIVSSIKKTGSFWNQFFMAVPRLILATFLGIVISKPLELKIFEKEVNKQLNTIIQRNKTELQKTMNGRILQQSGPFAEEKQKIQKQIATYQASYDSAAVELEKEILGTKTGLTSGKVGFGTNAKRKSELKEQRRKDLENYQKQMEPRLKYLDSQISGVYQNLQTEQKNSEQAENKFDGFAARLQALSELGDTNSIMALASFFIMMMFITLEISPVLVKLISSVGPYDYLLDKTENDYRLYSKEKIEKGNAATDFRIEDFKNNLGK; encoded by the coding sequence ATGGAAAATAAAACGCAAACTCCCGATAAAAATATTCCTACTAAAGGTGGAATGTATCACCAGATGAACGGATTCCAGAAATTTTTGATGATGTGTTCTGGTTCTAATATTCATATTTTACAAAAATCTCCCAGCGAATGGAATAAATACGCAGGAATTGGCGGAATTGTACTTTTCACGGCAGTATTTGCCACGCTTTCTGCAAGTTATGCTATGTTTACTGTTTTCGAAGATGTTTGGATTTCTGCAGGATTTGGGATTTTATGGGGACTCATGATTTTTAATCTCGATAGATATATTGTCTCTTCCATTAAAAAAACGGGTAGTTTTTGGAATCAGTTTTTCATGGCTGTTCCGCGTTTGATTTTGGCAACTTTTCTCGGGATTGTGATTTCAAAGCCTTTAGAATTGAAAATTTTTGAAAAAGAAGTCAATAAACAACTGAACACCATTATCCAAAGAAATAAAACCGAATTGCAAAAAACTATGAATGGTAGAATTTTGCAACAATCTGGTCCTTTTGCAGAAGAAAAACAGAAAATTCAGAAACAAATTGCAACTTATCAAGCTTCTTACGATTCTGCTGCGGTGGAGTTAGAAAAAGAAATTCTAGGGACTAAAACGGGTTTAACTTCAGGGAAAGTAGGCTTTGGAACGAATGCTAAAAGAAAATCTGAACTGAAAGAACAGCGCAGAAAAGATTTAGAAAATTACCAAAAACAAATGGAACCGAGATTGAAATATTTGGATTCTCAAATTTCTGGAGTGTATCAAAATCTACAAACCGAACAGAAAAATTCTGAACAAGCAGAAAATAAATTTGATGGTTTTGCTGCAAGATTACAAGCGCTTTCTGAATTGGGAGACACTAATTCTATCATGGCTCTTGCATCATTTTTCATTATGATGATGTTTATTACGCTAGAAATTTCGCCTGTTTTGGTAAAACTAATTTCCTCTGTTGGGCCTTATGATTATCTTCTAGACAAAACCGAAAACGATTACAGATTGTATTCCAAAGAAAAAATAGAAAAAGGAAATGCCGCTACAGATTTTAGAATAGAGGATTTTAAGAATAATCTGGGTAAATAA